In the Paenibacillus sp. FSL H7-0357 genome, one interval contains:
- a CDS encoding toll/interleukin-1 receptor domain-containing protein, giving the protein MGSEHKTAFLSYSWDSLEHQQWVYDLMQDLRKRGIEAIIDITITQTQTTNLNVMMIQNIRDRDFVVFVLTEKYAQKADTLAGGVGFETLLSLETLKRNPDKFIFIGRGQGDFNKILPFHLQGYNVIDFSDNQEYAEALEKLVYRIQGVPWLAVEPLGEIPDLKPRTSIAQKVEKETGFDNLKIPNLRKNTELNRNDFMRDSYNEIVATLEEILTKVKGKNPNFQFENDKITEKKNIFNLYVNGQQKASMKIWRDRFFTSGYDQIFLYYGHSHSHSDNAHNESLVCNEDGEKRLFLKMSFSIYGSQENLTPRQVAEGIWSQHLEPSLRN; this is encoded by the coding sequence ATGGGATCGGAGCACAAGACAGCTTTTTTAAGTTACAGTTGGGATAGCCTTGAACACCAGCAATGGGTGTACGATTTAATGCAGGATCTTAGAAAAAGAGGTATTGAAGCTATAATAGATATAACAATAACACAAACGCAAACCACAAATTTGAATGTGATGATGATCCAAAATATACGTGACCGAGATTTTGTTGTTTTTGTGCTTACAGAGAAATATGCCCAAAAGGCAGATACTCTAGCTGGGGGCGTTGGTTTTGAAACCTTATTGTCCTTGGAGACTCTAAAAAGAAACCCTGACAAGTTTATTTTTATAGGGAGAGGCCAAGGGGACTTCAATAAAATACTCCCCTTCCATTTGCAAGGATATAATGTTATCGATTTTTCCGATAACCAAGAATACGCTGAGGCACTAGAAAAACTTGTATATCGAATTCAAGGAGTTCCCTGGCTTGCAGTAGAACCCCTTGGAGAAATACCAGATTTGAAGCCGAGGACTTCAATAGCCCAAAAGGTTGAAAAGGAAACTGGGTTTGATAATTTGAAAATTCCCAACTTGAGGAAAAATACAGAATTAAATCGAAACGATTTTATGCGTGATAGCTATAATGAAATTGTCGCAACATTAGAAGAAATTCTTACGAAGGTAAAAGGGAAGAATCCAAACTTTCAGTTTGAAAATGATAAAATAACCGAAAAAAAGAATATTTTTAACTTATATGTGAATGGACAACAAAAAGCTTCAATGAAAATATGGAGAGATAGATTTTTTACGAGTGGTTATGACCAGATATTTCTTTATTATGGTCATTCACATAGTCATAGCGATAATGCACACAATGAATCGCTTGTGTGTAATGAGGACGGCGAAAAACGATTATTCTTAAAAATGAGCTTTAGTATCTATGGAAGTCAGGAGAATCTTACACCTCGACAAGTTGCTGAAGGGATATGGAGTCAACATTTGGAGCCTTCTTTACGGAATTAA
- a CDS encoding UvrD-helicase domain-containing protein, with translation MLEQLEVQLKLYAGSDMGLQRRFAEISLQRFYISEEQITNLTTKHMHQFYTQEFPHAINPILERYFEGVPTEQRNLDPRFLKIETLFQAQKEKYWSVFSKLRTSIIQLNEEITGKTEHAATFLVDVKKARKDYFTHTLAVKLISQYKDTFVYFSSGDISGISESTSASIDAYKELNKYRSDWNKEYIKRELIEAQELLSNIDGKSLDAQQRIAVVTDEDSNLVLAGAGSGKTLTIAGKVKYLVERKHVKPKEILLISFTKKSALEMKERIESRLHLPVDVKTFHALGLEIIAKHHQAKPDIFSDLAGVIQAYMKDTIFEEDQQIRHLIEFFGYYLSIPKDYSEFENLGEYHDFHRNLDFETLKGKMSKSDYVDHAAHVQKSQLKTLAGESVKSFEETLIANFLFLNSVEYEYERDYPFDTRTEQYRQYKPDFYLPEHDLYIEHFGVDEVERTPWLSPIEEQKYLDSMRWKREQHASQGTTLIETYSYLNKQGVLLDKLREYLLAHGVKFKEADYLSIFNSVYKENQDKYFKEFVKLIATFINLFKSSGYEVDQFEAFVQQNQTKPEIPFLKRRTELFISLVRPIYSYYEEHLKKIKSIDFNDMINQATDIVRRNKPYFPYTYIIIDEYQDISKSRFGLIQTIQEQTKAKIMCVGDDWQGIYRFAGSDLQLFTNFGQYFGTHELMKIEQTYRNSQQLVDVAGRFVMRNENQFRKELKSMHQNPEPFRILGYQKDKATALRVAIERIVKEYGKNTKILLLGRNGFDINFLDEESEFLLNADKTQITYSKYRELRISFLTTHKSKGLEEDHVILLNAENSLVGFPNKIADDPVLSCVLTDQESFEFAEERRLFYVGLTRTRNSCYILTSEQRMSTFVKELIEKDRIPYQLVTQEESVTENPKCPKCKIGHLTRRVGNTIFLGCTNFPGCDYTNQHVEILKKPKLCPRCGGFLVYRKGSRGPFYGCTNFKHNCRYTEGYKFVK, from the coding sequence ATGTTGGAACAGCTTGAAGTCCAACTGAAGCTTTATGCTGGTTCGGACATGGGGTTGCAAAGACGGTTTGCAGAAATATCATTGCAGAGATTCTATATTTCAGAAGAGCAAATTACCAATTTGACGACAAAACACATGCATCAGTTCTATACGCAGGAATTTCCTCATGCGATTAACCCTATACTTGAGCGTTATTTTGAAGGAGTACCCACGGAACAACGTAATCTTGATCCTCGATTTTTGAAAATTGAAACTCTTTTTCAAGCTCAAAAAGAAAAGTATTGGAGTGTTTTCTCCAAGTTACGCACAAGTATTATACAATTAAATGAAGAAATCACAGGGAAAACTGAACATGCTGCGACTTTTCTTGTGGATGTAAAGAAAGCTCGTAAGGATTACTTCACACATACTTTAGCTGTGAAATTGATTTCTCAGTATAAAGACACGTTTGTTTACTTTAGCTCAGGCGATATCAGTGGGATCTCCGAATCGACTTCCGCAAGCATTGACGCTTATAAAGAGTTGAACAAGTATCGATCAGATTGGAACAAGGAATACATCAAGAGAGAATTGATTGAAGCTCAAGAGTTACTCTCCAATATTGATGGGAAGTCTCTAGATGCTCAGCAGCGAATCGCTGTGGTCACGGATGAAGATAGCAATTTGGTATTAGCTGGAGCTGGCAGCGGAAAAACATTAACGATTGCAGGCAAAGTGAAGTATTTGGTAGAGCGAAAACACGTGAAACCTAAAGAAATATTGCTGATTTCTTTTACCAAGAAGTCTGCGCTAGAAATGAAGGAGCGAATCGAAAGCCGACTCCACCTCCCTGTAGACGTAAAAACTTTTCATGCCTTAGGTCTTGAGATTATTGCTAAGCATCATCAAGCGAAGCCAGACATTTTTAGCGATCTTGCGGGAGTCATTCAGGCGTATATGAAGGATACGATATTTGAAGAGGACCAACAAATTAGGCATCTTATCGAATTCTTTGGATATTACCTTAGTATTCCGAAAGATTATTCTGAGTTTGAGAATTTGGGGGAGTACCATGACTTCCATCGTAACCTGGATTTTGAGACCTTAAAGGGAAAAATGTCGAAATCTGATTATGTAGACCATGCAGCGCATGTACAGAAAAGCCAATTGAAAACTCTTGCAGGGGAATCGGTAAAGAGCTTCGAAGAAACCTTGATTGCCAATTTTTTATTCTTGAATTCGGTGGAGTATGAGTATGAACGGGACTATCCGTTTGATACACGAACAGAACAATACCGTCAGTATAAGCCTGATTTTTACTTACCTGAGCATGATCTGTATATTGAACATTTTGGCGTCGATGAAGTGGAGCGTACGCCTTGGCTGAGCCCCATCGAGGAACAAAAGTACCTAGACTCCATGAGATGGAAAAGAGAGCAGCATGCTTCTCAAGGAACGACTTTGATTGAAACATACTCTTACCTCAATAAGCAGGGGGTGCTTCTTGATAAGTTACGGGAATATTTGCTGGCTCATGGGGTAAAGTTTAAAGAGGCCGATTATCTGTCGATTTTTAATAGTGTTTATAAAGAGAATCAAGATAAATACTTTAAGGAATTTGTGAAGCTGATAGCGACTTTCATCAACTTGTTTAAGTCCAGTGGATATGAAGTAGATCAATTTGAAGCATTTGTTCAGCAAAACCAAACGAAACCCGAGATTCCTTTTTTAAAGCGACGAACGGAACTATTTATATCTCTTGTTCGGCCGATATACAGCTACTATGAAGAACATTTAAAGAAGATAAAAAGTATCGATTTCAACGATATGATTAATCAAGCTACTGATATTGTTAGGAGAAACAAACCGTATTTTCCGTACACTTATATTATTATTGATGAATATCAGGATATATCGAAAAGCCGCTTTGGCCTGATTCAAACAATTCAAGAGCAGACGAAAGCTAAAATCATGTGTGTTGGGGATGATTGGCAGGGGATCTACCGTTTTGCGGGTTCTGATTTACAGCTCTTCACCAACTTTGGTCAATATTTTGGAACCCATGAGTTGATGAAGATTGAGCAGACCTATCGGAACTCGCAGCAGCTTGTGGATGTGGCTGGTCGCTTTGTAATGCGGAATGAAAATCAGTTCCGAAAAGAATTGAAATCCATGCATCAAAATCCAGAACCTTTTCGTATTTTGGGGTACCAAAAAGACAAGGCGACAGCACTCCGCGTAGCCATCGAACGCATCGTGAAGGAATATGGGAAAAACACAAAAATCCTTCTACTTGGACGCAATGGTTTTGATATCAACTTTTTAGATGAGGAATCTGAATTTCTTCTGAATGCAGACAAGACCCAGATTACCTATTCAAAGTACCGCGAGCTTCGGATCTCGTTTTTGACCACCCATAAATCCAAGGGGCTGGAAGAAGATCATGTTATTTTGCTGAATGCGGAGAACAGTCTCGTGGGATTCCCGAATAAAATCGCGGATGATCCTGTGCTCTCTTGTGTGCTTACGGATCAAGAGTCGTTTGAATTTGCGGAAGAACGCCGCCTGTTTTATGTGGGGCTAACACGTACACGAAATTCTTGCTACATCTTAACTTCTGAGCAGCGAATGTCTACTTTTGTAAAAGAACTAATTGAGAAGGATAGGATTCCCTATCAATTAGTGACGCAAGAAGAGAGCGTAACAGAGAATCCAAAGTGTCCAAAATGCAAAATAGGGCATTTAACGCGTAGAGTGGGGAATACGATCTTTTTGGGGTGCACGAATTTCCCTGGTTGTGATTATACTAATCAACATGTAGAGATATTGAAAAAGCCAAAGTTATGTCCGCGATGTGGAGGATTTTTAGTCTATAGAAAAGGTTCACGAGGGCCGTTTTATGGATGCACGAATTTTAAACACAACTGTCGATATACAGAAGGTTATAAATTTGTGAAATAA
- a CDS encoding toll/interleukin-1 receptor domain-containing protein, translated as MESEHKSAFISYSWDSLEHQKWVYELMQHLRRKNIDVEIDITITQNHTINLNVMMVQNLRDRDFVIFVLTEKYAQKADALEGGVGFETKLSLDTLKTNPDKFIFIGRSQGDINKIFPFHLRGYHIIDFSDDRLYNEAFNKLVHRINKIPLFKLEPLSAVPAMNLGATIEKKYEREIKFADFQIPDLRGNTHSEKNYFIEQNYNEIILIFEKLLDEVKLKYPNFSTIIEKIIEQKRTFHLYLSGEYKTSIEIWINSQNKINNIHVCRCRFNKERLNNGQPFKYSSNVSAYSDSFSCGEDNDKKLLLRKGISNLKLHDNPTTRQIVKEIWESYALPFLHY; from the coding sequence ATGGAATCGGAGCATAAATCAGCCTTTATAAGTTACAGTTGGGATAGCCTTGAACACCAGAAATGGGTATACGAATTAATGCAACACCTCAGAAGAAAAAATATAGACGTTGAAATAGATATTACGATAACACAAAACCACACTATAAACCTTAATGTGATGATGGTCCAAAATTTGCGTGATCGTGATTTTGTTATTTTTGTCCTTACAGAGAAATACGCCCAAAAGGCAGATGCCTTAGAAGGGGGCGTAGGTTTTGAAACAAAATTGTCCTTGGATACTTTAAAGACAAATCCCGATAAGTTTATTTTTATTGGGAGAAGTCAGGGCGATATTAATAAAATATTCCCCTTTCATCTACGAGGATATCATATCATTGATTTTTCTGATGACCGACTATACAATGAGGCGTTCAATAAACTAGTGCACCGCATAAATAAGATACCCTTATTTAAATTAGAGCCTCTTAGTGCTGTTCCTGCAATGAATCTAGGGGCTACGATTGAAAAAAAATATGAGAGAGAAATAAAATTTGCGGATTTTCAAATACCCGATCTGAGAGGGAATACACATTCGGAGAAAAATTATTTTATAGAACAAAACTATAATGAAATCATTTTAATATTTGAAAAATTACTTGATGAAGTGAAATTGAAATATCCAAATTTTAGTACAATAATAGAAAAAATAATAGAACAAAAAAGAACCTTTCATTTATATCTAAGTGGTGAATATAAGACATCTATAGAAATATGGATTAATTCACAAAATAAGATTAACAATATACATGTTTGTCGTTGTCGTTTTAATAAAGAACGTTTGAATAATGGTCAGCCTTTCAAATACTCTTCTAATGTTAGTGCATATAGCGATTCATTTTCATGTGGAGAAGATAATGATAAGAAATTATTATTAAGGAAAGGTATTAGTAATTTGAAACTTCATGACAATCCTACAACTCGCCAAATAGTTAAAGAGATATGGGAGAGTTATGCACTGCCATTTTTACATTACTAA